In the genome of Croceimicrobium hydrocarbonivorans, one region contains:
- a CDS encoding translocation/assembly module TamB domain-containing protein: MIVILLLMLAGVFMIPSVQVRAAQKGASWFNEKFSQSLSIERFQYHFPNEISLEKVLLPDHKGDTLFYVGSLELSFKAYAQLSSSLYLNHVELSDAYCYLITQEGDTASNLNVFLSSLSSDAPKDPNRSFNLKIADIDLENGRFYLANRNEPDRIQFHWRHANTNLNSFLLAGKDVSATIESIQFDDGKEFSVQNGKGQFLYGPKGLVVNDLELTTGRGHLAGELTFITSSATNYSSFVDSVHMLGAIEYAAVAAEDIRYFSDAYPQFPTALVKGRFDGTVNDLYLEDLEIEALSHLEARGDLHLSKTTSGVDLHLETQKLFLQGKAEEAKQIIGMFQDSLPEIIDRLGLIQWQGAYNGGVYDFVTQSSFKSDLADMELDIQIGNLRNPKALVYKGRVDASKINIASLTGNYGDFKTAELDLELDGKGFDPLTMRSKVKGAIHHFYYNGYRYEGMAVNGQIAESNFKGQFRIKDPNLSFLFDGIASFGTDSSEYDFTAQVDSANLYALHLVKDSLAQYKGAMDIDVLILDQDHWAGTVDLFDLKYRNSNQTYDLMDVAIEASGLQEEKQLRVRSDILEANLEGQYTYLGMSRIFSHHFKKYLVPERYRDTLQSPVNFTYDLTFKNSSALSQALIPELLIEPGTHVQGEYRDGENLLRMNLNSEGIRYGANLFQNLDLQWLSGAADLLNLTLERYQYGEGRHIDSVQFVNVFAGDSMNYSLDMILRDSIDSYGSFEGLIAILDSNAYRMQFDRGDMLFGNRSFKLDTGSVMRVDSSGFSIDWLKISGPSLALTAAGYISKDPNQILRLNVKGLDLDFLNYFQEGRKAYIQGNLEGNIIATELLTNARFEADIEVDSLRLNQVHMGRLDLHSDYSYDDSKINIDALLKHGELEKFNANGFYDSQGIGNIDLIFKFNRFYLAALDPFAAPVAENLRGLATGTVTMKGPARKPDIKGEFLLPKAGLTISFLQTDYTLEGQPKLLLDNESIRFPNLKLMDANYNVGYLNGEVRHRAFKDFYIDLNIDARQLLVLNTGPDREDAYYGTALASGNLKVQGPPSRVKVYADVRSERGTQFNIPIGGATEVKQSGFVNFIAPEDSEGGVKILNTQFALDEGVSLDFDMDITPSAQVSIILNESTGNQLDGKGSGLIKMKLEPNRDLELFGTYTVDEGEYKFNIDGLFAKNFEVQRGGTVVWNGDPYAARLDLTAIYRTKANPGILTGESNGISTAVDIYLFIKGELTNPEINFAIELPRATSSTQAVMANRLTTDQAINQQVFSLLAFNSFTPPSNFVDGTRNAINQWDLIAGQAAAFLNRFTGDYELSLSYQPASQGQTATTAGNSQEELEVGVSKNFFEDRLIVNSSVEVPLNENNNSIAGDFELIYKLTEDGKVRAKAFNRSVDNNLNFNIGQQQLYQQGLGLSFKIDFNTYKELWQRALRSAKREDKPEVLEEDPELMGPQTIKP; this comes from the coding sequence GTGATTGTTATCCTGCTTTTAATGCTGGCCGGAGTTTTCATGATTCCATCCGTGCAAGTTAGAGCGGCCCAAAAGGGGGCGTCTTGGTTTAATGAGAAGTTCTCCCAATCCCTTAGTATAGAGCGTTTTCAGTATCATTTTCCGAATGAAATTAGTTTGGAAAAAGTGCTGCTTCCAGACCATAAAGGTGATACTCTTTTTTATGTGGGTAGCCTCGAATTAAGTTTCAAAGCTTATGCTCAATTAAGCAGCAGCTTGTATCTCAATCATGTTGAATTGAGTGATGCCTATTGCTATTTAATCACTCAAGAAGGGGATACTGCCAGTAATTTAAATGTCTTTCTAAGTTCACTATCCAGCGATGCTCCCAAAGATCCCAATCGATCTTTTAACTTGAAAATCGCCGACATCGATTTGGAAAATGGACGTTTTTATTTGGCAAATCGCAATGAACCCGACCGAATTCAGTTTCATTGGCGCCATGCGAATACTAATCTTAATTCCTTCCTCCTCGCGGGTAAAGATGTGAGTGCCACCATCGAAAGCATTCAATTTGATGATGGAAAGGAGTTCTCCGTACAAAATGGAAAGGGACAGTTTTTATATGGGCCTAAAGGTTTGGTGGTTAATGATTTGGAATTAACTACTGGAAGAGGCCATTTAGCAGGGGAATTAACTTTTATTACTAGCTCAGCGACCAACTACTCGAGCTTTGTTGACTCTGTGCACATGCTAGGGGCTATTGAATATGCTGCGGTAGCGGCAGAAGATATTCGCTATTTCAGCGATGCCTATCCGCAATTTCCTACCGCATTGGTTAAAGGACGATTTGATGGTACCGTAAATGATTTGTACTTGGAGGACCTGGAAATTGAAGCTCTAAGCCATTTAGAGGCTAGAGGAGATTTGCATTTAAGCAAAACCACTTCTGGCGTCGATCTTCATTTGGAAACGCAAAAGCTATTCCTTCAGGGTAAAGCAGAAGAAGCCAAGCAGATTATCGGAATGTTTCAAGATAGCTTGCCGGAAATCATTGATCGTTTGGGCTTAATTCAATGGCAGGGAGCCTATAACGGCGGTGTTTATGATTTTGTTACCCAAAGTTCCTTTAAGTCGGATTTAGCCGATATGGAACTTGATATTCAGATCGGCAATTTGCGTAATCCCAAGGCATTGGTTTATAAAGGACGCGTGGATGCCAGCAAGATTAATATTGCGTCCCTTACCGGAAATTACGGCGACTTTAAAACTGCGGAACTGGATTTGGAGCTAGACGGAAAAGGCTTTGATCCGCTAACCATGCGCAGCAAGGTAAAAGGAGCCATTCATCATTTCTATTATAATGGTTATCGCTACGAAGGCATGGCGGTAAACGGTCAAATTGCTGAAAGTAATTTCAAAGGCCAGTTCCGAATTAAGGATCCAAACCTTAGTTTCTTATTTGATGGCATTGCCAGCTTTGGAACCGATTCTTCCGAATATGATTTTACCGCTCAGGTAGATTCCGCAAATCTCTACGCCCTTCATTTGGTGAAGGATAGCTTGGCTCAGTATAAAGGGGCGATGGATATTGATGTATTGATTCTCGATCAAGATCACTGGGCAGGAACAGTAGATTTATTTGACCTCAAATACCGCAATTCCAATCAGACTTATGATTTAATGGATGTGGCTATTGAGGCCAGTGGTTTGCAAGAGGAGAAACAGCTTCGGGTGCGATCCGATATATTGGAGGCCAATCTGGAAGGTCAGTACACCTATCTGGGGATGTCCCGCATTTTTAGCCATCATTTTAAGAAATACTTAGTTCCTGAACGCTATCGGGATACCCTCCAATCACCTGTAAACTTCACCTACGATCTCACCTTTAAAAACTCATCGGCTCTAAGCCAGGCCTTAATTCCCGAGCTATTAATTGAACCGGGAACCCATGTACAAGGAGAGTACCGCGATGGAGAGAATCTCTTGCGAATGAACCTCAATTCTGAAGGTATTCGATATGGAGCCAACCTCTTTCAAAACTTGGATTTACAGTGGTTATCTGGAGCGGCCGATTTATTGAACCTTACCTTGGAGCGCTATCAGTACGGGGAGGGAAGGCATATTGATAGTGTTCAATTCGTGAATGTTTTTGCAGGGGATAGTATGAACTACAGCCTGGATATGATCCTAAGGGATAGCATTGATAGCTATGGTAGTTTTGAAGGCCTTATTGCCATTTTAGATAGTAATGCCTATCGCATGCAATTTGATCGGGGCGATATGCTTTTCGGTAATCGCAGTTTTAAACTGGACACAGGTTCAGTGATGCGAGTGGATAGCTCGGGATTCTCTATCGATTGGTTAAAAATTAGTGGTCCTTCTTTGGCTCTGACTGCTGCAGGTTATATCAGTAAAGATCCTAATCAAATTCTACGTTTAAATGTGAAGGGCCTCGATCTGGATTTCCTGAATTATTTCCAGGAAGGACGAAAAGCCTATATCCAGGGAAATTTGGAAGGTAATATCATAGCCACTGAGCTATTGACCAATGCACGCTTTGAAGCTGATATCGAAGTAGATAGTCTGCGATTAAATCAGGTGCACATGGGGCGCTTAGACCTGCATAGTGATTACAGCTATGATGATAGCAAGATTAATATTGATGCCCTTTTAAAGCATGGTGAATTGGAAAAGTTCAATGCCAATGGATTTTATGATAGTCAAGGTATTGGTAATATTGATCTGATTTTCAAATTCAATCGCTTCTACCTTGCGGCCTTGGATCCCTTTGCGGCCCCTGTGGCGGAAAATTTACGTGGTCTAGCAACTGGAACTGTTACCATGAAAGGACCGGCTCGAAAGCCTGATATCAAAGGAGAGTTCTTACTTCCTAAAGCTGGCTTAACCATTTCTTTCCTTCAAACGGATTACACTTTGGAGGGGCAACCTAAATTGCTTTTGGATAATGAAAGTATTCGTTTCCCGAACCTCAAATTGATGGATGCCAATTATAATGTGGGCTACCTCAATGGTGAAGTACGCCACCGTGCTTTCAAAGACTTTTACATTGATTTAAATATTGATGCTCGGCAATTGCTAGTACTCAATACCGGTCCCGATCGTGAAGATGCTTACTATGGTACAGCTTTAGCCTCTGGGAATTTAAAAGTGCAGGGCCCTCCATCCAGAGTTAAGGTATATGCTGATGTTCGCAGTGAGCGTGGTACCCAATTTAATATCCCTATTGGCGGAGCTACGGAGGTGAAACAAAGTGGCTTTGTAAACTTTATTGCGCCTGAAGATTCGGAGGGGGGGGTAAAGATTTTAAATACCCAATTTGCATTGGATGAAGGGGTTTCCCTGGATTTTGATATGGATATTACGCCCAGTGCCCAGGTGAGCATCATATTAAATGAGAGTACGGGTAACCAATTAGATGGTAAGGGTAGTGGCCTCATTAAGATGAAGTTGGAGCCCAACCGAGATTTAGAGCTCTTCGGTACCTATACGGTAGATGAAGGAGAGTATAAATTCAATATTGATGGCTTGTTTGCCAAAAACTTTGAGGTGCAGCGTGGAGGTACCGTGGTTTGGAATGGTGACCCCTATGCAGCTCGTTTGGACCTTACTGCCATTTACCGCACTAAAGCCAATCCTGGAATCTTAACAGGGGAGAGCAATGGTATCAGTACAGCAGTTGATATTTACCTCTTTATAAAAGGGGAGCTAACCAATCCGGAAATCAATTTTGCAATCGAACTACCCCGAGCTACATCTTCTACCCAAGCGGTAATGGCGAATCGTTTAACCACTGATCAGGCAATTAATCAGCAGGTATTCAGTTTATTGGCCTTCAATAGCTTTACGCCGCCCAGTAATTTTGTGGATGGTACCCGAAATGCTATCAATCAGTGGGATTTAATTGCGGGTCAAGCCGCGGCCTTCTTAAACCGCTTTACCGGAGATTATGAATTAAGCTTATCCTATCAACCGGCCAGTCAAGGGCAAACAGCCACTACCGCTGGTAATAGTCAGGAGGAACTGGAAGTAGGTGTATCCAAGAATTTCTTCGAAGATCGTCTAATTGTAAACTCTTCGGTGGAAGTACCCCTAAATGAGAACAATAATAGCATTGCTGGCGACTTCGAATTAATATACAAGCTTACAGAAGATGGTAAGGTGAGAGCCAAGGCTTTTAACCGTTCGGTGGATAATAACCTTAACTTCAATATTGGCCAGCAACAGCTTTATCAGCAAGGATTAGGTCTCTCCTTTAAAATCGATTTCAATACATATAAGGAATTGTGGCAAAGGGCTTTACGCAGTGCTAAGCGAGAAGACAAACCTGAGGTTTTAGAGGAAGATCCCGAACTGATGGGGCCTCAGACTATTAAGCCTTAG
- the pyrR gene encoding bifunctional pyr operon transcriptional regulator/uracil phosphoribosyltransferase PyrR — protein sequence MKKKKLLSARSIHIALHRLAQQLIENHGNFENTVLIGLQSRGIHVMHKLVEILEANGVDKVAHGTLDITFFRDDFRRRNSPLQPSMTKIDVLLEGKKVVFIDDVLYTGRSVRSAMDAIQSFGRPAEIELLVLIDRRFSRELPIQPDYVGRQVDSLAGDRVSVDWAHLKAGEDAVYLEIGEHE from the coding sequence ATGAAGAAAAAGAAACTCCTTAGCGCCCGTAGCATTCATATTGCTCTCCATCGATTAGCCCAGCAGCTAATTGAAAATCATGGTAATTTCGAAAACACCGTTTTAATTGGTTTACAGAGCCGAGGTATTCATGTGATGCACAAATTGGTGGAAATCCTCGAAGCCAATGGTGTGGATAAAGTGGCGCATGGAACCCTGGATATCACCTTCTTCCGCGATGACTTTCGCCGTCGGAACAGTCCCTTACAACCGAGCATGACTAAAATCGATGTGCTTCTAGAAGGAAAGAAAGTGGTATTTATCGATGATGTATTGTACACCGGACGTAGTGTTCGCTCTGCGATGGATGCCATCCAATCCTTTGGTCGTCCGGCTGAAATAGAATTATTGGTTTTAATCGATCGGCGTTTTAGCCGCGAATTGCCCATTCAACCCGATTATGTAGGTCGGCAGGTAGATAGCCTGGCCGGCGACCGTGTTTCGGTAGACTGGGCACACCTTAAGGCAGGTGAAGATGCCGTTTATTTAGAAATTGGAGAACATGAGTGA
- a CDS encoding aspartate carbamoyltransferase catalytic subunit, with protein sequence MSELTVNHLLGIKYLQSEDIELIFQTAAQFKEVINRPIKKVPSLRDITVANLFFENSTRTRLSFELAEKRLSADVVNFSAASSSVSKGETLIDTVNNILSMKVDMVVMRHPKPGAAYFLSQHVDSIIVNAGDGAHEHPTQALLDSFSIRERLGDLAGKKIAIVGDILHSRVALSNILCLQKMGAEVEVCGPSTLIPKHIHSLGVRVSHDLRKSLEWCDVANMLRVQHERQDLKYFPSIREYTQRYGIDKALLDDLQHKIVIMHPGPINRGVEISTEVADSDQSIILNQVENGVAIRMAVLYLLAAKKKISFSA encoded by the coding sequence ATGAGTGAATTAACGGTGAATCACCTTTTGGGGATTAAGTACCTCCAAAGCGAAGACATCGAGCTGATCTTCCAAACCGCAGCTCAATTCAAAGAAGTGATCAACCGACCGATTAAGAAAGTACCGTCCTTAAGGGATATTACGGTAGCCAACCTCTTTTTCGAAAACAGCACCCGCACGCGCCTTTCTTTCGAATTGGCCGAAAAACGCCTTTCGGCGGATGTGGTAAACTTCTCCGCAGCCTCCTCCTCTGTTTCTAAAGGCGAAACTCTTATTGATACGGTAAACAATATCCTCAGCATGAAGGTGGATATGGTAGTTATGCGCCATCCTAAACCCGGAGCGGCCTACTTCCTAAGCCAGCATGTAGATAGTATTATTGTGAATGCCGGAGATGGTGCCCATGAGCATCCCACCCAGGCTCTGCTCGATTCTTTCTCTATTCGTGAGAGGCTGGGCGACCTTGCAGGAAAGAAGATTGCCATTGTAGGTGATATTCTCCACTCACGTGTGGCCCTATCCAATATTCTCTGCCTCCAAAAAATGGGCGCCGAAGTAGAAGTTTGCGGCCCCAGCACGCTTATTCCTAAGCATATTCATTCCTTGGGAGTTCGAGTAAGCCACGACCTTAGAAAAAGCTTGGAATGGTGTGATGTAGCCAATATGTTGCGGGTACAACACGAACGCCAAGATTTAAAATACTTCCCCAGTATTCGTGAATACACCCAACGCTACGGGATTGATAAAGCTCTGCTCGACGATCTTCAGCATAAGATTGTGATTATGCACCCTGGCCCCATTAACCGTGGTGTAGAAATTAGCACTGAAGTGGCAGATAGTGATCAAAGCATCATCTTAAATCAGGTGGAAAACGGTGTGGCTATTCGCATGGCTGTACTGTACTTACTCGCCGCTAAGAAGAAAATCAGTTTTAGCGCTTAA
- a CDS encoding ribonuclease Z, giving the protein MEHLSLSILGASSAIPLSNRSPTAQFLGIGNEFFLIDCGEGTQVKLRQHRIGFGRIKHILISHLHGDHFYGLIPLLTTMQLLDRHAALHIYGPKKLEELVRHQLDLTESKIIYPLLFHTLDPDRKTCIFENKHLEVHSFPLRHGITCFGFLFQEKPLPRKMLKEELEKYDIPVAEIRRIKAGSDWIDANGNRIPNEELTEASAAPMSYAYCTDTLPVKHLHRYFKGVDLLYHEATFLSSEKDRALQTNHSTAAQAAEIAEICKAEQLLIGHFSVRYKDFHGLLAEAQSVFPKTLIAGEGLHFSLDRKSRELKIERENSYRA; this is encoded by the coding sequence ATGGAGCACCTCAGCCTCAGCATATTGGGAGCCTCATCGGCCATTCCCCTAAGTAATCGCAGCCCAACGGCACAGTTCTTAGGCATCGGCAATGAGTTTTTCCTGATTGATTGCGGCGAAGGAACCCAGGTTAAACTCCGTCAACATCGCATAGGCTTTGGGCGTATTAAGCATATTTTGATCAGTCATTTGCATGGCGATCACTTCTATGGCCTCATTCCACTGCTTACCACCATGCAATTATTAGATCGGCATGCAGCCTTGCATATATACGGGCCCAAGAAATTAGAGGAGCTAGTTCGGCATCAACTCGATCTCACTGAATCGAAGATTATCTACCCTTTGCTTTTTCATACTTTGGATCCCGATCGCAAAACCTGCATCTTCGAAAATAAACACCTCGAAGTCCACTCCTTTCCGCTCAGGCATGGCATTACTTGCTTTGGTTTTCTTTTTCAGGAAAAGCCGTTACCGCGAAAAATGCTCAAGGAAGAATTGGAGAAGTATGATATTCCTGTTGCCGAAATACGCAGGATTAAAGCCGGTAGTGATTGGATTGATGCCAATGGAAATCGTATCCCCAATGAAGAGCTTACAGAAGCCAGCGCTGCTCCTATGAGCTATGCTTATTGCACCGACACCTTACCGGTGAAGCATTTACATCGCTATTTCAAAGGAGTAGATCTGTTGTATCATGAGGCTACTTTCCTGAGCAGTGAGAAGGATCGAGCCTTACAAACCAATCACAGTACTGCTGCCCAAGCGGCAGAAATTGCCGAAATCTGCAAAGCCGAACAATTATTAATAGGTCATTTTTCGGTGCGCTATAAAGACTTCCATGGTCTATTGGCTGAAGCGCAGTCTGTATTTCCCAAAACCTTAATCGCGGGTGAAGGCCTTCATTTTAGCTTGGATCGCAAAAGCCGCGAATTGAAAATAGAAAGAGAGAACTCCTATCGTGCCTAA